A single window of Granulicella sibirica DNA harbors:
- a CDS encoding M20/M25/M40 family metallo-hydrolase: MKFSSVALALCLLATQVYAADKPKPAPIQPAAEALDLDTIARIRDEGLVHSHIMEYASGLFDGIGPRLTGSPDFAKAADWSVDQLRRMGAANPHTESWGEFGIGWQQTGTVLQMTAPGTATFLAQAAPWSPATAGEITAQVVAIPTLKEEKDFDKWKGKLAGKIILYGDAPKINPDPSAPLEHYDTAKLAHLRDYPLDGNQNETDVLPYDQEFWGKVFKDMAFLEKTGHFFADEHALAVLRPGGSGGVLHGDTTATLGWFVFQPQHKQAIPSASIANEAFGRMSRLLSHDVPVSVRLNIATRITGEHEQGMNVIGEIPGTDPMLKDQVVMLGGHLDSWIPGTGATDDGAGVIVALEAMRILRALDIHTRRTIRVALWGGEEQGIFGSSGYVASHFANLSYSQKPEDQIVPTFVRAPTAMSAKPEHAKLDAYYNTDNGTGKFLGIYAEGNSAAASIFEQWAAPIRDLGFSTVSLRNTGSTDHVSFQLVGLPGFQFIQDPRDYETRTHHTNLDTYERLSEPDLRQMATVMAIFVYNTSQRDAMMPRMPLPRPELDPQRAKPLEGLFPKP; encoded by the coding sequence ATGAAATTTTCTTCCGTCGCACTGGCTCTCTGCCTCCTCGCTACGCAGGTCTACGCTGCTGACAAGCCGAAGCCTGCCCCCATTCAACCGGCAGCGGAGGCTCTCGACCTCGACACTATCGCCCGCATCCGCGACGAAGGTCTTGTCCACTCGCACATCATGGAGTACGCCAGCGGCCTCTTCGACGGGATCGGCCCACGTCTCACGGGCTCGCCAGATTTCGCCAAAGCCGCCGACTGGTCAGTCGACCAGCTTCGCCGCATGGGAGCCGCGAATCCGCACACTGAATCCTGGGGAGAGTTCGGAATAGGTTGGCAGCAGACCGGTACCGTCCTCCAGATGACTGCGCCCGGAACCGCGACCTTTCTGGCGCAAGCCGCTCCCTGGTCGCCCGCGACCGCCGGAGAGATTACTGCCCAGGTCGTTGCTATCCCGACCCTCAAAGAGGAGAAGGATTTCGATAAGTGGAAAGGCAAGCTGGCCGGGAAGATCATTCTTTACGGCGATGCTCCGAAGATCAACCCCGACCCTTCCGCGCCGCTCGAGCACTACGACACAGCCAAGCTAGCTCATCTTCGCGACTACCCACTCGACGGCAACCAGAATGAGACCGACGTCCTGCCCTATGACCAGGAGTTCTGGGGGAAGGTCTTCAAGGACATGGCCTTTCTTGAGAAGACGGGCCACTTCTTTGCCGACGAGCACGCTCTCGCCGTGCTTCGGCCTGGCGGCTCAGGAGGTGTTCTGCACGGCGATACAACGGCCACCCTCGGCTGGTTCGTCTTCCAACCCCAGCACAAACAGGCGATTCCGTCGGCCTCCATCGCCAACGAGGCCTTTGGCCGGATGTCCCGACTGCTCTCTCATGATGTCCCCGTCTCCGTGCGCCTCAATATCGCCACCAGGATCACCGGCGAGCACGAGCAGGGCATGAACGTCATCGGCGAGATTCCAGGCACGGATCCAATGCTCAAGGATCAGGTCGTCATGCTCGGTGGGCACCTCGATAGCTGGATCCCGGGCACCGGAGCCACGGACGATGGAGCCGGGGTCATCGTCGCGCTTGAAGCCATGCGCATTCTTCGAGCGCTCGATATTCACACCCGCCGCACCATCCGCGTCGCCCTTTGGGGGGGCGAGGAGCAGGGAATCTTCGGCTCTTCCGGCTACGTCGCCAGTCACTTCGCTAACCTCTCCTACTCGCAGAAGCCCGAAGACCAGATTGTCCCCACCTTCGTTCGCGCCCCCACGGCGATGAGCGCCAAGCCTGAACATGCCAAACTCGACGCCTACTACAACACCGATAATGGCACCGGGAAGTTTCTTGGCATCTACGCCGAGGGCAATTCAGCCGCCGCGAGCATCTTCGAGCAGTGGGCTGCTCCCATCCGCGATCTAGGCTTCAGCACCGTCTCTCTCCGCAACACTGGCTCGACCGACCACGTCTCGTTTCAGCTGGTCGGCCTCCCGGGCTTCCAGTTCATTCAAGACCCTCGCGACTACGAGACGCGGACACACCACACGAACCTCGACACCTACGAACGCCTCTCCGAACCCGATCTCCGCCAGATGGCCACCGTCATGGCGATCTTCGTCTACAACACCAGCCAGCGCGACGCCATGATGCCCCGAATGCCGCTCCCTCGGCCAGAACTCGACCCGCAGCGGGCGAAGCCGCTTGAAGGACTTTTTCCAAAGCCTTAG
- a CDS encoding acetate/propionate family kinase produces the protein MPRILALNPGSNSLKFDLVDASPDQKIASEGRKLLTGTVDDIGKQTKLIVQQDGKTIAEQEGDFKDFSAATERVVDFFQSHTEIQNWKDLDQAAVRVVHGGDTFQKAERYTREIREEIERREEQAPLHNANSLKIIDVLQRKSPDLPVAVTFDTAFHHTIPEHAWRYPIAREVADSLGIRKFGFHGLSHRYMLEQYAHLNNKQPEDISIVTLHLESGSSACAIQNGKSIDTSMGFTPLEGLMMGTRCGSIDTAILPYLAEKQKISPEDALKILEKKSGLLGISGVSLDTRILRKRDDAASKLAIQMFGYRVRHFVGAYLAILGEAEAVVFGGGIGENTPEVRTEVTEGLRGWGIAIDQKKNEITCAGDTHIHNRYSTLGAWVIHVEEGMQLAHECVRIS, from the coding sequence ATGCCCCGCATCCTGGCCCTGAATCCAGGCAGCAACTCTCTCAAGTTCGACCTGGTCGACGCTTCGCCCGACCAGAAGATCGCGAGCGAAGGCAGGAAGCTTCTGACCGGAACGGTCGACGACATCGGAAAGCAGACGAAACTCATTGTCCAGCAGGACGGCAAAACGATCGCCGAGCAGGAAGGGGACTTCAAGGACTTTTCCGCAGCCACGGAGCGCGTAGTCGACTTCTTCCAGTCCCACACCGAGATTCAGAACTGGAAGGACCTCGACCAGGCAGCAGTCCGGGTCGTTCATGGAGGAGACACCTTCCAGAAGGCCGAGCGGTACACCAGGGAGATCCGGGAGGAGATCGAACGCCGCGAGGAGCAGGCTCCGCTGCACAACGCCAACTCCCTGAAGATCATTGACGTCCTGCAGCGGAAGTCACCGGATCTCCCCGTCGCGGTCACCTTCGACACCGCCTTCCACCACACTATCCCCGAGCACGCCTGGCGTTACCCGATTGCCCGCGAAGTCGCCGACTCGCTGGGCATCCGCAAGTTCGGCTTTCACGGCCTCTCCCACCGCTATATGCTCGAGCAGTACGCTCACCTAAACAACAAGCAGCCGGAAGACATCTCGATTGTCACTCTGCACCTCGAAAGCGGCTCCTCTGCCTGCGCCATCCAGAATGGCAAGTCCATCGACACCTCCATGGGCTTTACACCGCTCGAAGGCCTGATGATGGGAACACGATGCGGCAGCATCGACACTGCCATCCTTCCTTATCTTGCCGAGAAACAGAAGATCTCGCCTGAAGACGCGCTCAAGATTCTTGAGAAGAAATCGGGTCTCCTCGGTATCTCGGGCGTCTCTCTCGATACGCGCATCCTGCGCAAACGCGACGACGCGGCCTCAAAGCTGGCCATCCAGATGTTCGGCTATCGCGTGCGTCACTTTGTCGGAGCCTACCTCGCTATCCTCGGCGAGGCGGAAGCCGTCGTCTTCGGGGGAGGCATCGGCGAAAATACCCCGGAAGTTCGTACCGAGGTCACCGAAGGTCTGCGCGGCTGGGGAATCGCCATCGACCAGAAGAAGAACGAGATCACGTGCGCTGGAGATACCCACATCCACAACCGCTACTCCACCCTCGGAGCCTGGGTGATCCACGTGGAAGAGGGCATGCAGTTAGCCCACGAGTGTGTCCGGATCTCCTGA
- a CDS encoding FliM/FliN family flagellar motor switch protein has translation MAEQAGTAIALGHQGDHVGLSHVGLMEPEDGLGAAMSKERWTAYADVTARMSVLIPLPNLSLNELMALKPGTLLVSLCQITQDVPLLVGDVFLANVSCEPAGERLGVRINGFDQPLKG, from the coding sequence TTGGCGGAACAGGCTGGAACGGCGATCGCGTTGGGGCATCAGGGGGATCACGTGGGGTTGAGTCATGTTGGGCTGATGGAGCCGGAAGACGGGCTTGGGGCGGCGATGTCGAAAGAGCGCTGGACTGCGTACGCGGATGTGACCGCGCGGATGTCGGTGCTGATTCCCCTGCCGAATCTCTCGCTGAACGAGCTGATGGCGCTTAAACCTGGGACGCTGCTGGTCTCGCTTTGCCAGATCACGCAGGATGTTCCTTTGCTCGTGGGCGATGTCTTCCTCGCGAACGTAAGTTGCGAGCCTGCAGGCGAGCGGCTTGGCGTGAGGATCAACGGGTTCGATCAGCCGCTGAAAGGCTAG
- a CDS encoding FliM/FliN family flagellar motor switch protein, whose amino-acid sequence MPKEKQVTPEPEESLAVKYSMEDLKISAQLQLGSTVLPLRSILNIKVGEVIPLDRPLAGPVQVIAGGRTVASGELVLLNGFFAVDIREVSTLEMHLPAETS is encoded by the coding sequence ATGCCGAAGGAGAAGCAGGTAACGCCGGAGCCGGAGGAGTCGCTCGCGGTGAAGTACTCGATGGAGGACCTGAAGATCAGCGCGCAGTTGCAGCTTGGGTCCACCGTTCTGCCGCTCAGGAGCATTCTCAACATCAAGGTTGGTGAGGTGATTCCGTTGGATCGTCCGCTTGCGGGTCCGGTTCAGGTGATCGCGGGCGGAAGGACCGTGGCTTCGGGGGAGTTGGTGCTTCTGAATGGGTTCTTCGCCGTGGATATCAGAGAGGTCTCGACACTAGAGATGCATTTGCCGGCCGAGACCTCCTAA
- a CDS encoding sulfatase-like hydrolase/transferase, whose product MFLLSRTIVLCSLVAATALSCISAVPQTANTRNVILVMSDGVRWQEVFRGADETLLTPKNYWDSRPVETLKKDFLASTPEARRAQLFPFLWGTVATRGRLYGDLDEGSDAHVTNPYNFSYPGYSETLTGHADVNINSNDNKPNPNITVFEWLNQQPSLHGKAAAFGAWEVFTGIFNAARCGFPVNVSYDPLVLTPSTSAIDLLNDQKANAPRVWPDEAFDAPIFSTALEYLKLKQPRVMFLSLGETDDWAHGGNYGEYLLSAHRVDADLAKLWSTLQSLPQYRDNTTLIFLTDHGRGSSAESWKNHGQKIPESKNIFIGLLGPGVQPAGLEKNTAPVTQSQVAATIAKLLGFDWNAREPLAGKPLDLGR is encoded by the coding sequence ATGTTTCTGCTCTCCAGAACGATAGTGCTCTGCTCCCTGGTTGCTGCCACCGCGCTCTCCTGCATCTCTGCCGTCCCCCAAACCGCCAACACACGCAATGTCATCCTCGTCATGTCCGACGGCGTCCGCTGGCAGGAGGTCTTCCGCGGCGCCGACGAGACTCTCCTCACGCCCAAGAACTACTGGGACAGCCGTCCCGTCGAGACCCTGAAGAAAGACTTCCTCGCCTCGACGCCCGAGGCCCGCCGCGCCCAACTCTTCCCCTTCCTTTGGGGAACCGTCGCGACCAGGGGCCGCCTCTACGGCGACCTCGACGAGGGCTCCGACGCCCACGTCACCAACCCTTACAACTTCTCCTATCCCGGCTACAGTGAGACCCTCACCGGCCACGCTGACGTCAACATCAACTCCAACGACAACAAGCCAAACCCCAATATCACCGTCTTTGAGTGGCTCAACCAGCAGCCCTCGCTCCACGGCAAGGCCGCCGCCTTCGGAGCCTGGGAGGTCTTCACCGGTATCTTCAACGCCGCCCGCTGCGGCTTCCCCGTCAACGTCTCCTACGACCCCCTCGTCCTCACCCCATCCACCTCAGCCATCGACCTCCTCAACGACCAGAAGGCCAACGCCCCACGCGTCTGGCCCGACGAAGCCTTCGACGCGCCCATCTTCTCGACCGCCCTCGAATACCTAAAGCTCAAACAGCCCCGCGTTATGTTCCTCTCCCTCGGCGAGACCGACGACTGGGCCCACGGCGGCAACTACGGCGAGTATCTTCTCTCTGCCCACCGCGTTGACGCCGACCTCGCGAAACTCTGGAGTACCCTCCAGTCCCTCCCCCAGTACCGGGACAACACCACTCTCATCTTTCTCACCGACCACGGTCGCGGCAGCAGTGCGGAGAGCTGGAAGAACCACGGCCAGAAAATTCCCGAGTCGAAGAACATTTTCATCGGCCTGCTCGGTCCCGGCGTCCAACCCGCCGGCCTCGAGAAAAACACCGCTCCCGTCACCCAGAGCCAGGTAGCCGCCACGATCGCCAAACTCCTTGGCTTCGACTGGAACGCGCGTGAGCCCCTCGCCGGGAAACCGCTCGACCTTGGCCGGTAA
- a CDS encoding TetR/AcrR family transcriptional regulator: MSARKAFARSGYDGAGVREIAEGAGVTAMLVNRYFGSKEGLFAEALAATMATPIILAPENLGLANPAAAFAKALVSITEKDATPLDGFLILLRSASSERAAEIGREQIEKRHQKVMASLVKGEAALPRAAIALSLIAGFQVMRQMVGLTALTDASDDELVRILEPLFEQLLNA, encoded by the coding sequence TTGTCTGCGCGGAAGGCATTTGCCCGGTCGGGCTATGACGGCGCTGGCGTGCGTGAGATCGCGGAGGGGGCAGGTGTGACGGCGATGCTGGTCAACCGGTACTTCGGGTCGAAGGAGGGGCTGTTTGCGGAGGCGCTGGCCGCAACCATGGCGACGCCAATCATCCTTGCGCCGGAAAATCTGGGACTGGCGAATCCCGCGGCAGCCTTTGCTAAGGCGCTGGTCAGCATCACGGAGAAAGACGCGACTCCCCTGGACGGATTTCTGATTCTACTGCGGTCCGCATCAAGCGAGCGTGCCGCAGAGATTGGGCGCGAGCAGATTGAGAAGCGCCACCAGAAGGTGATGGCCTCACTCGTGAAGGGAGAGGCTGCATTGCCGCGTGCGGCCATCGCCCTGTCGCTGATTGCGGGCTTTCAAGTAATGCGACAGATGGTGGGCTTAACGGCCCTGACAGATGCCAGCGATGACGAACTTGTGCGAATCCTGGAGCCGCTCTTCGAACAGCTTCTCAATGCCTAG
- a CDS encoding MBL fold metallo-hydrolase: MSLGTARCGAHIAGTKQATGFAHSPQWRDGRFENAQPIWADTAGAWKHLLFGHASPDALPRTPVPVGHPTSSSLASLPGSGLRVTWFGHSSALLEIDGSRILIDPFWGERASPLSWFGPRRWYPPLIALNDMGPIDLVLISHDHYDHLDYATIHAMRTWKTSFIVPLGMGPRLVDWGIPKESITELDWWQSKQFERLTLVATPARHASGRTSTRSDHTLWVGWSILGPQHRVWYSGDSGFHNDLAKIGQLYGPFDLTLIEAGQYDARWPDTHMGPEQAVEAHLAVRGRLMIPVHWGLLSLANHSWTEPAERVLAAAQCRNAQVLIPQPGQSLEPINGANTERWWPKLSWQSATEAPILSTKDGSPSERYIPQPCTQQAAGKPESGPPIGRGTDE; encoded by the coding sequence TTGTCACTCGGCACCGCCAGGTGCGGCGCTCATATCGCCGGGACAAAGCAGGCCACTGGATTCGCACACTCGCCGCAATGGCGCGATGGTCGCTTTGAAAATGCGCAGCCCATCTGGGCAGATACCGCAGGGGCATGGAAGCACCTTCTGTTTGGTCATGCGTCGCCGGATGCATTACCACGTACTCCGGTGCCTGTCGGCCATCCCACGTCCTCTTCACTTGCTTCACTGCCTGGGTCGGGTCTGCGCGTCACCTGGTTCGGCCACTCCTCCGCGCTGCTCGAGATTGACGGCAGCCGAATCCTCATCGATCCTTTCTGGGGCGAGCGTGCATCACCGCTTTCATGGTTCGGTCCACGACGCTGGTATCCACCGCTTATTGCGCTCAACGATATGGGACCGATTGATCTTGTCCTCATCTCACATGACCACTACGACCATCTGGATTACGCGACCATTCACGCGATGCGAACATGGAAGACCTCTTTCATCGTGCCGTTGGGCATGGGTCCGCGTCTTGTCGATTGGGGTATCCCGAAGGAGAGCATCACCGAACTCGATTGGTGGCAGAGCAAGCAGTTCGAACGGCTCACATTGGTAGCAACACCCGCGCGCCATGCTTCTGGGCGCACCTCCACCAGGAGTGATCACACCTTGTGGGTCGGCTGGAGCATCCTCGGCCCACAGCATCGCGTCTGGTACTCGGGCGATAGCGGTTTCCACAACGATCTGGCAAAGATCGGCCAACTGTACGGCCCTTTCGATCTCACGCTGATTGAAGCAGGTCAATATGATGCTCGCTGGCCTGACACCCACATGGGGCCGGAGCAGGCCGTGGAAGCTCACCTGGCGGTACGCGGCCGTCTGATGATCCCGGTTCACTGGGGTCTGCTCAGCCTCGCCAACCATAGTTGGACCGAGCCCGCGGAGAGAGTGCTGGCTGCGGCACAATGCCGCAACGCGCAGGTTCTTATCCCTCAACCCGGACAGAGCCTGGAACCAATCAACGGCGCCAACACCGAACGGTGGTGGCCCAAACTCTCCTGGCAATCTGCAACAGAGGCACCGATCCTGTCTACAAAAGACGGCTCCCCTTCAGAGCGCTATATCCCGCAACCCTGCACGCAGCAGGCAGCAGGCAAACCAGAATCAGGGCCCCCGATAGGACGAGGTACAGATGAATAA
- a CDS encoding SDR family oxidoreductase: MNKTVLVTGGTGFVAGWCVVKLLEQGYTVRTTVRNPQKESLVRSSVSRIVNANERLSVYCADLTSDDGWDEAMKGCDYVLHVASPMSSKSKNPDDLIIPAKEGTLRVLRTAAKAVVSRVVFTSSCAAAKPPLAGPDSDNDESLWTNLNDANLDTYRRSKIRAERSAWDFMKTCDTGMTLATVLPGAILGPVLHTESLGSVQVVSRLLTGRMPGTPRLGFNISDVRDLADLHLLAMTSPVAAGQRFIGTGDFLWMKEIAETLRHSLGEAANKVPRRSLPDLLMRLMARIDPTLRSVTPTLGRKHNHSSAKAQTLLGWKPRPGKDSVTDCAKSLISSGALQAMK; encoded by the coding sequence ATGAATAAGACAGTATTAGTCACAGGAGGCACCGGCTTTGTTGCAGGTTGGTGCGTGGTGAAGCTTCTTGAGCAGGGTTACACCGTAAGAACAACCGTGCGCAATCCACAGAAAGAATCTCTTGTTCGGTCGTCCGTGTCGCGCATCGTGAATGCGAATGAACGGCTCAGCGTCTACTGCGCGGATCTGACGTCAGACGATGGCTGGGATGAAGCGATGAAAGGCTGCGACTATGTGCTGCATGTTGCATCACCGATGAGCTCAAAGTCGAAGAACCCCGATGACCTCATCATTCCCGCAAAGGAAGGCACACTACGCGTGCTGCGGACGGCAGCCAAAGCGGTCGTTAGCCGCGTTGTCTTCACCTCCTCGTGCGCAGCAGCGAAGCCTCCTCTCGCAGGCCCTGACAGCGACAACGACGAATCATTATGGACAAACCTCAACGATGCCAACCTGGATACCTACCGGCGATCCAAGATCCGTGCTGAACGGTCCGCATGGGACTTCATGAAGACATGCGATACCGGCATGACACTGGCTACCGTCCTGCCCGGCGCGATCCTCGGCCCTGTGCTCCACACGGAGTCTCTGGGCTCAGTACAGGTCGTCAGCAGACTGCTGACAGGCAGGATGCCCGGCACACCGAGGCTCGGATTCAACATCAGCGACGTCCGCGATCTCGCCGATCTGCATCTTCTCGCCATGACCTCGCCCGTAGCCGCAGGTCAGCGCTTCATCGGCACGGGCGACTTCCTGTGGATGAAGGAGATTGCCGAAACCCTTCGCCATTCTCTGGGGGAGGCGGCCAACAAGGTTCCCCGGCGCTCACTCCCCGATCTGCTAATGCGCCTCATGGCTCGCATCGACCCCACATTGCGTTCCGTAACTCCAACCCTCGGACGTAAACACAATCATTCGTCTGCTAAGGCCCAAACACTTTTGGGATGGAAGCCGCGCCCCGGCAAGGACTCCGTGACCGATTGCGCCAAAAGCCTGATCAGCAGTGGCGCACTCCAGGCGATGAAGTAA
- the asnS gene encoding asparagine--tRNA ligase, whose translation MSEAQAPITTIATLSAHEGQTVTLRGWLYNLRASGKLLFPIFRDGSGTIQGIVPKAAVPEVVFETLKNLTLESSVIVTGKVRADARAPSGFELDVENIEVLQRVPDETPFPITLKEHGVDFLMEHRHLWIRTPRQSAILRVRATIMRAAAEYFDLNGFTRTDPPILTPAACEGTSELFEMDYFDEKAYLTQSGQLYIESTALALGKVYSFGPTFRAEKSKTRRHLTEFWMIEPEVAFIGLTELMELAENFISHIVQTVLKHHRADLKVIGRDVAKLETIQAPFPKISYDEAHQMLEEAFEKGLIESRHTYGDDFGSPDETYISNQYDRPVMVHRYPAAVKAFYMQPDEQDPTKALCVDVLAPEGYGEIIGGSQRVDSYDLLRQRILDHNLPLEAFEWYLDLRRYGSVPHSGFGMGIERAVAWICGLDHVRETIPFARTLNRIYP comes from the coding sequence ATGTCCGAAGCCCAAGCACCGATCACCACCATCGCCACCCTCAGCGCCCACGAAGGCCAGACCGTCACCCTCCGCGGCTGGCTCTACAATCTCCGCGCCTCCGGCAAGCTCCTCTTCCCCATCTTCCGCGACGGCTCCGGAACCATCCAGGGCATCGTCCCCAAGGCAGCCGTCCCCGAGGTAGTCTTCGAGACGCTGAAGAACCTCACCCTGGAATCCAGCGTTATCGTCACCGGAAAGGTCCGCGCCGACGCGCGCGCTCCGAGCGGCTTCGAACTCGACGTGGAAAACATCGAAGTCCTCCAGCGCGTCCCCGACGAAACCCCCTTCCCCATCACCCTCAAAGAGCACGGCGTCGACTTCCTCATGGAGCATCGCCACCTCTGGATCCGCACCCCCCGCCAGTCCGCCATCCTCCGCGTCCGCGCCACCATCATGCGCGCCGCCGCCGAGTACTTCGACCTCAACGGCTTCACCCGGACGGATCCGCCCATCCTCACCCCAGCCGCCTGCGAGGGCACGAGCGAGCTCTTCGAGATGGACTACTTCGACGAAAAGGCCTACCTCACCCAGTCCGGCCAGCTCTACATCGAGTCGACGGCTCTCGCGCTCGGTAAGGTCTACAGCTTTGGCCCGACGTTTCGCGCCGAAAAGTCCAAGACCCGAAGACACCTCACCGAGTTCTGGATGATCGAGCCCGAGGTCGCCTTTATCGGCCTCACCGAACTCATGGAACTCGCCGAAAACTTTATCTCCCACATCGTCCAGACCGTCCTGAAGCACCATCGAGCTGATCTCAAGGTCATCGGCCGCGACGTCGCAAAGCTCGAAACCATCCAGGCCCCGTTCCCCAAGATCAGCTACGACGAAGCCCACCAGATGCTCGAAGAAGCTTTCGAAAAGGGCCTCATCGAAAGCCGCCACACCTACGGCGACGACTTCGGCTCCCCTGACGAAACCTACATCTCGAATCAATACGACCGCCCGGTGATGGTCCACCGCTACCCCGCCGCCGTCAAAGCCTTCTACATGCAGCCCGACGAGCAGGACCCCACCAAGGCCCTCTGCGTCGACGTCCTCGCTCCGGAGGGCTACGGCGAGATCATCGGAGGCTCCCAGCGCGTCGACTCCTACGACCTCCTCCGCCAGCGCATCCTCGACCACAACCTCCCGCTCGAAGCCTTCGAGTGGTACCTCGACCTCCGCCGCTACGGCTCCGTCCCCCACAGCGGTTTCGGCATGGGCATCGAGCGCGCTGTGGCCTGGATTTGCGGCCTCGACCACGTTCGCGAAACCATCCCCTTCGCCCGCACCCTCAACCGCATCTATCCCTAA
- a CDS encoding trehalase family glycosidase: MFLRGLRVLVGMIALTVCAVAQQRAPIEDYIHTTWDTLTRSMLECKSVVDTKVTTAPILYLPAGMETPAAVAAMHAQCGVQIDHLPRPIGKMGDVKPSEFPKNGLLYLPNPYVVPGGRFNEMYGWDTYFILLGLVSDHRVALAKGIVENFFFEIENYGAILNANRTYFLTRSQPPFLSSMIREVYEAEPASGENDAWLAKAYEDAMRDYSLWTSPAHRAGETGLARYVDLGAGPVPEMADDSTYYPDVIRWLLAHPDAGAGYMMDAPDNPTDDQAATLAATSCDVKALKVCAAAHVDGHRLTAAYFRGDRAMRESGFDTSFRFGPFSGSTDQYAPVCLNSLLYKYETDMEHFATLLHRKQDAAMWAKRAVARKAAINRYLWNQTKSMFYDYDFVNKKASDYNYISAFYPLWAHLATPAQAAAMETQLPLFEHDGGLAMSDRASGTQWDLPFGWAPTNWLTIYGLTEYGDTTDALRLAKSFTQTIEQNYRNDGTLREKYNVVSGSANVAVSAGYKMNVIGFGWTNGAYLRLKAMLAAAPAKP; this comes from the coding sequence ATGTTTTTGCGAGGCTTGAGGGTTCTGGTGGGCATGATCGCTCTGACTGTCTGCGCGGTGGCGCAGCAGCGGGCGCCGATCGAGGACTATATCCATACGACATGGGATACGCTGACGCGGTCGATGTTGGAGTGCAAGTCGGTGGTGGACACAAAGGTGACGACGGCACCCATTCTCTATCTGCCGGCGGGGATGGAAACGCCTGCGGCTGTTGCGGCGATGCACGCGCAGTGCGGGGTGCAGATCGATCATCTTCCCCGGCCGATCGGAAAAATGGGAGACGTGAAGCCTTCGGAGTTCCCGAAGAACGGGCTGCTGTATCTGCCAAATCCGTACGTGGTTCCAGGTGGGCGGTTCAACGAGATGTATGGGTGGGATACATACTTCATCCTGCTTGGGCTGGTTTCAGACCACCGGGTGGCGCTTGCGAAGGGGATCGTCGAGAACTTTTTCTTCGAGATCGAGAACTACGGGGCGATTCTCAATGCGAACCGGACGTACTTCCTGACGCGGTCGCAGCCTCCGTTTCTGAGCTCGATGATCCGGGAGGTGTATGAGGCGGAGCCTGCGTCGGGGGAGAACGATGCGTGGCTGGCGAAGGCGTATGAGGATGCCATGCGGGACTACTCGCTGTGGACCTCGCCGGCGCACCGGGCGGGTGAGACGGGGCTTGCGCGCTACGTCGACCTTGGGGCAGGGCCGGTGCCTGAGATGGCGGATGACAGCACCTACTACCCGGACGTGATCCGGTGGCTGCTGGCTCACCCGGATGCGGGTGCCGGGTACATGATGGACGCGCCGGACAATCCTACCGACGACCAGGCTGCGACGCTGGCAGCGACAAGCTGCGACGTGAAAGCTTTGAAGGTTTGTGCGGCGGCGCATGTCGACGGGCATCGGCTGACGGCGGCTTATTTTCGGGGCGACCGGGCTATGCGGGAGTCAGGGTTCGATACAAGCTTCCGATTTGGGCCGTTTTCGGGGTCGACGGATCAGTATGCCCCGGTGTGCCTGAACAGCCTTCTATACAAGTACGAAACGGATATGGAGCACTTCGCGACTCTGCTGCACCGCAAGCAGGATGCGGCGATGTGGGCGAAACGGGCGGTGGCGCGTAAGGCAGCCATCAATCGCTACCTGTGGAACCAGACCAAGAGCATGTTTTACGATTACGACTTCGTGAACAAGAAGGCGTCCGACTACAACTACATCAGCGCCTTTTACCCGCTGTGGGCGCATCTCGCCACGCCCGCGCAGGCGGCGGCAATGGAGACGCAGCTTCCGCTCTTCGAACATGACGGCGGACTGGCGATGAGCGATCGCGCTTCCGGTACGCAGTGGGATCTACCCTTCGGATGGGCTCCGACGAACTGGCTGACGATCTACGGCCTGACGGAGTACGGCGACACGACGGACGCGCTACGCCTGGCGAAGAGCTTCACCCAAACGATCGAGCAAAACTATAGGAATGACGGAACGCTGCGGGAGAAGTACAACGTTGTGAGCGGGTCGGCGAATGTTGCGGTGTCTGCGGGCTACAAGATGAACGTGATTGGGTTTGGGTGGACGAACGGGGCCTATCTGCGGCTAAAGGCTATGCTGGCTGCTGCTCCGGCGAAGCCTTGA